A part of Gossypium hirsutum isolate 1008001.06 chromosome A07, Gossypium_hirsutum_v2.1, whole genome shotgun sequence genomic DNA contains:
- the LOC107926421 gene encoding pectate lyase, with protein sequence MDFSTFSIFHIFILSLLFPSLVSSSAVRDPESVVAEVHKSINASRRHLGYLSCGTGNPIDDCWRCDPNWESNRQKLADCGIGFGKDAMGGKNGRIYVVTDAGDDDPVNPKPGTLRHAVIQDEPLWIIFKRDMVITLKEELVMNSYKTIDGRGASVHISGGPCITIHYVSNIIIHGINIHDCKPGGSTTIRDSPEHAGHWTPSDGDGVSIFNSKNIWVDHCTLSNCKDGLIDVIHGSTAVTISNNYMTHHDKVMLLGHSDEYTQDKDMQVTVAFNHFGEGLVQRMPRCRHGYFHVVNNDYTHWEMYAIGGSANPTINSQGNRFLAPDDGSKKEVTKHEDAPESEWRNWNWRSEGDLMLNGAFFRQTGGGASSTYARASSLSARPSSLVGPITATAGALSCKIGSHC encoded by the exons ATGGATTTCTCAACATTCTCAATCTTTCACATTTTCATCCTTTCTCTCCTTTTTCCATCTCTTGTTTCTTCTTCGGCAGTTCGAGACCCTGAATCTGTCGTAGCTGAAGTTCATAA GAGCATAAATGCTTCGAGGAGGCACTTGGGTTACTTGTCATGTGGAACGGGGAACCCTATTGATGACTGCTGGAGGTGTGACCCCAACTGGGAGAGTAATCGTCAAAAGTTAGCTGATTGCGGAATCGGGTTCGGAAAGGACGCGATGGGCGGAAAGAACGGTCGAATCTATGTCGTTACGGATGCCGGTGACGATGACCCTGTAAATCCTAAACCGGGTACTTTGAGGCATGCCGTGATTCAAGACGAGCCATTGTGGATCATATTCAAGAGGGATATGGTGATCACTTTGAAGGAAGAGTTGGTGATGAACTCTTACAAGACAATCGACGGACGAGGTGCCAGCGTTCACATATCGGGAGGGCCATGCATTACCATACATTACGTATCCAACATCATCATCCACGGCATCAACATACATGATTGTAAACCAGGTGGGAGTACTACTATAAGAGACTCACCTGAGCATGCTGGCCATTGGACTCCGTCGGATGGTGATGGGGTATCCATCTTTAATAGCAAGAATATATGGGTTGACCATTGTACCCTTTCTAATTGTAAAGATGGATTGATTGATGTGATCCATGGATCCACAGCAGTGACCATCTCAAACAACTACATGACCCATCATGATAAAGTCATGCTTTTGGGACACAGTGATGAGTATACGCAAGACAAAGACATGCAAGTCACTGTTGCCTTTAACCATTTTGGGGAAGGTCTTGTTCAGAGAATGCCAAG GTGTCGACATGGATATTTTCATGTGGTGAACAATGATTATACACATTGGGAAATGTATGCCATTGGAGGAAGTGCAAACCCTACAATCAACAGCCAAGGGAATAGATTCCTAGCGCCAGATGACGGTTCTAAGAAAGAGGTGACTAAGCATGAGGATGCACCGGAGAGCGAGTGGCGAAACTGGAACTGGAGGTCGGAAGGAGACTTGATGTTGAACGGAGCTTTCTTCAGGCAAACCGGAGGCGGAGCATCATCGACCTATGCTAGGGCTTCTAGTCTGAGTGCTAGACCATCTTCTCTTGTGGGTCCAATTACCGCCACTGCTGGTGCACTTAGCTGTAAGATTGGATCCCACTGCTAG
- the LOC107926404 gene encoding BAG family molecular chaperone regulator 2: protein MMKLKSKKFCRGSFKFGNGGGNNGNVKSGEKGVGNCNNISEIKWELRPGGMLVQKRETGSSVGEGMIIVRVSTVSQCHDISIGATSTFGELKMILSLVTSLEPKEQRLLFKGKEREEDEYLHMVGVKDKDKVLLLQDPAIKEMKKLHRLASTTQHIPTTYHTISV, encoded by the exons ATGATGAAGTTGAAGTCTAAGAAGTTTTGCAGAGGCAGCTTTAAGTTTGGGAATGGAGGTGGAAACAATGGTAATGTAAAAAGTGGTGAAAAGGGTGTTGGGAATTGTAATAATATAAGTGAAATCAAATGGGAACTTAGGCCTGGTGGGATGCTTGTTCAAAAGAGAGAAACTGGTTCAAGTGTTGGAGAAGGGATGATCATTGTTAGAGTCTCAACTGTTTCTCAATGCCATGATATCTCCATTGGAGCAACTTCCACTTTTG GAGAATTGAAGATGATATTGTCATTGGTAACAAGTTTGGAGCCAAAAGAGCAAAGACTATTATTCAAagggaaagaaagagaagaagatgaATATCTACACATGGTTGGTGTTAAAGACAAAGACAAAGTGCTACTATTACAAGACCCAGCCATTAAAGAAATGAAGAAGCTTCATAGATTGGCTTCAACAACCCAACATATTCCCACTACTTATCACACCATAAGTGTATGA